The sequence ACTCCAGGATTTCTTCAAGCTGCTTCTCCCTTTCCTCCTCCCGCTTTTCAGTTTCCATCTCCTTCTGGAGCTGTTTGAGGGCCTTCAGTCTCTCCTGAACTGACTTGCCCTCCGGTATCCTTCTGACGGGCCTTTCCGCAACCTCGATAGTTTTTCCCCCGAGGCGCTCGAGGAAGTTGACAAACGCATCGAAGACCCCCATCGACATCACCTTCAAATCAAAGTCCTTATCTGCCTGCTCGTCTCAGTGCTGCCCTCGGCTTCGATTTTCTTCAGAAGCGACTCCTCGTCTATGTAGAACTGCCTGATGTAGTAGCCAACTTTCTCGATGCTCCTGATACCTCTTTCAATCATCCAGTCAAGGATTATCTTTCTCTTCTCCTTCTCCAGTTCCAGCTCAGAGACGCTCATTCCCGTGTGGTGGGCGAGGAGATTGAGGGTTCTGCTGGGGACACCCGTTGATACGAGCTCGTCCTTGGCAGGGTCGTACTTGTAGAGCTTGTTGAGCTGTATGCTCTCTCCCTCAACTCCCGATATCTCCGCTATCTCGGTGATGCGCCTTATGGTACCCTTCTTTCTGCTGTGGAACCTGACCTGCATGATGATTATATCCAGCGCCGGAATCATGATCCTCGGAACGGACATGGGAGGGCTCTCAAGGCGTATTACTGTCTCGCGGGCACTGTTGGCGTGGATTGTACCCATACAGTTCGAAACAAGTATACCGTTGGCAACGTAGTTGTGGTCCTCCTCGACGGTGAGGTCGTAGAGGTACTCTATACCCAGCTCCACCGGCTCGACCTCATCAACGCTCACGACCTCGTCCCAGTAGACGTCGCCGTCCGCTATGAGCTCAAGCCTCTTCGCCTGAATCCAGGCCTCGTCATCGTTCAAATCCTTCGCCACCTGCTGGAGGGCGAGGGCTATTCCCTTCAAAGCGGAGCGCCTTATCTCCTTCACCCTACCCTTCTCGACGTGGCGTATGAGGCTTTCTGAAACCTTCTCGCTGGCGTGGCTGGTGGCGAGCTTTGAAAGCTCGGAAACCCTGAGGTTGAGCCTCCCTCTTATGGGTTCGAGCATTGACGGCGAAATCGGAACGCGGTCGGTCCTCTTTCCGCGGTGCGGTCTGTACTTCCTGATGAGCTCCTCAAGCTTCGCCTTCTTCCTTGAGTGCCTGAGGGGAATCGAGCGGTTGAACCTGATGATGTCGTCAACGCCCCTCACGGTGACCCTGAAGATTACGCCCTCCTTGTAGCCTTTGTTCCTCACGCGGGAGACCGTGCTTATTATCCCGAGCCTCTGAAGGGCGTACCAGACCTTCCTCGCGAGGTTCTCACTCTTCGTCGTGAGGATTACAGCTGGGCCGTTCTCGTCAACGTAGCCATCGGCATCGAAGAGGCCCGCTATGAAGTACCTCAAAAGCTCGTCGTTCGACAGCACCAAATCGGGCACGTCGAGGTTCTCCTTCCTGCCCTTTGGGATTCTGAATGCCCTGTGAAGGAACTCGGCGAATATCTTCGAGCCGTAGGTCACAACGGTGTAGCCCTCGTTTCTTTTGATTTCGGGCTCGCTCTCCGGCAGGAACTCCGACAGGGCTGAGGTGAAGGCGTTCATGTAGGAGGAGTCGTCGAAGGTGGCCGAGACGTAGTAGCCGTTCGAGGAGATGTAGCCGTCGCCGAGGATTACGCCAACGGCATAGGAGAGCTTCTCGTCCACCTCGCGGACAATCCTTACGGGCTTCGAGTTGACTGAGATTAAATATTGGGCCATTTCAGGCGGGATTCCGTCGTTCGGAACCTTCACGAGGCCCTCTCCGTTGGGGACGAGGTAGTAGTCACTTATTCTCGCGTAAACCTCCGGACTTACGATGGCCTTCCTCTGCGGTGGCCTCGGCGGTTTCCTCATCACCGCGACCCTATCGCCGGGTTTCAGCTTCTCCGCCTCTTTTCTCACGACGTCGCCATCGGAGAAGACGAAGAACGGGTGGGTCTTGGTGAGTATCACCTCGTTGCCTGTCCTCGTTCTCACGCGGATAAGCTTCTCCCCGGGCCTTACCTTTCTCCTCCAGACCCTTGAAACGATGTGCTTCCCGGCATTCAGGTCGGGGCCGACGCTGACTACCTCGAACCTATCCTTCTCGTCGAGGACTATGTACTCCAAATCCTTGTAGGTTTCAACCCTGTCCGAGTACTTCTCGAAGAGTTCATCGATGAGATCACCGATGAGCACGAACCTGCCGTCCGAGAGCTGTATGACCGAGAAGTCGTAGAGGGCCCCATTATGTCCCGTGTTCATTGCCGTGAACATCGTCCTCGCTTCGGGACCACGAACCTCACCAACGATGATTCTATCCGGCCTCATACGGAGGGTGTTCTTAACGAGATCGTCCATTGTTATCTCGCCCTTGCCTTCAACGTTGGGCGGTCTCGTCTCAAGCCTCACCCAGTGCTCCACCGGGAGCTGGAGCTCCGCGGTGTCCTCTATGGTGATGACGCGCTCGCTCGGTGGAATAAACATCCCGAGTGAGTTGAGGGTGGTG is a genomic window of Thermococcus celericrescens containing:
- a CDS encoding ATPase, T2SS/T4P/T4SS family — its product is MAFDDEKKKKPTSWIDEILNGEGDLLENMLTSSKKTAPKEEKKEPERKKSGEKEAPAAPFPIAGSGGIDLQEILSKPTTPEEAAQSRPTGADLLGEIFSTAPPREEPKPKAKPTSPPPSTLQDILSTFPPAEETKYVGKAEVLDAYGNVRILRVKGEPVPIYEIRLPKLSREEEELLRLIKERAITELQIDPTAFPNPEERRRVFMNAIRKMLKSAAPHFSEGRIEVLADMIVQVMIGYGKLDPLVRDDNLEEVMVIGTNRPVYVWHRRFNMCKTNIVFEEEKEILNIIERIAREVGRRIDQQSPLLDARLPDGSRVNATIPPISLDGPTITIRKFKKDPLTIIDLIKYGTMNTDIAALLWIFVDGLGVKPANVLVAGGTGSGKTTTLNSLGMFIPPSERVITIEDTAELQLPVEHWVRLETRPPNVEGKGEITMDDLVKNTLRMRPDRIIVGEVRGPEARTMFTAMNTGHNGALYDFSVIQLSDGRFVLIGDLIDELFEKYSDRVETYKDLEYIVLDEKDRFEVVSVGPDLNAGKHIVSRVWRRKVRPGEKLIRVRTRTGNEVILTKTHPFFVFSDGDVVRKEAEKLKPGDRVAVMRKPPRPPQRKAIVSPEVYARISDYYLVPNGEGLVKVPNDGIPPEMAQYLISVNSKPVRIVREVDEKLSYAVGVILGDGYISSNGYYVSATFDDSSYMNAFTSALSEFLPESEPEIKRNEGYTVVTYGSKIFAEFLHRAFRIPKGRKENLDVPDLVLSNDELLRYFIAGLFDADGYVDENGPAVILTTKSENLARKVWYALQRLGIISTVSRVRNKGYKEGVIFRVTVRGVDDIIRFNRSIPLRHSRKKAKLEELIRKYRPHRGKRTDRVPISPSMLEPIRGRLNLRVSELSKLATSHASEKVSESLIRHVEKGRVKEIRRSALKGIALALQQVAKDLNDDEAWIQAKRLELIADGDVYWDEVVSVDEVEPVELGIEYLYDLTVEEDHNYVANGILVSNCMGTIHANSARETVIRLESPPMSVPRIMIPALDIIIMQVRFHSRKKGTIRRITEIAEISGVEGESIQLNKLYKYDPAKDELVSTGVPSRTLNLLAHHTGMSVSELELEKEKRKIILDWMIERGIRSIEKVGYYIRQFYIDEESLLKKIEAEGSTETSRQIRTLI